The genomic DNA aTAATCCTTGTTGTGTGACAAGACTATGTTTTTTACCACTAGCGCTGGCTGTCGGCTACGCAGCTGATTACAGACACATTTTCAGTTGGGTATTTCTTTCAATTCAATTAATTAGGCTACTTTTAAACTTGCTAGTCAGAAAAAAGTCTGCCGAGCCCTCTCCCAATAGAATAAACAACATGCATCTTCTAGAGATCTACCGATAGGGCCGGCGCATGTCAATCACAAACTGAGCGATGACAGGGAAGCACTGCTGGTTTGACAGTCTGCTGTCTGTCCCACCTCTCGGTACAAGAGTGTGCAaatttgtcatcaaggcaaagggtggctactttgaagggcCTAAAATCTCAattgatttgtttatcactttttgggttactacatgattcatgtgtgtttttgtcatagttttgatgtcttccctattattctacaatgtagaaaatagtaaaaaataaagaaaaacccttgaatgagtaggtgtgtccaaacttttgacttgtaatGTATATCCTTGTCATTCATAAACATACAATGTAGTTATATGTCCATGGTATCGCATCGGGTCAAGTAAACTAAAgatctctttaaaaaaaatatatgtttaacctttatttaactaggcaagtcagttaagaacaaattcttatttacaataacggcctaccaaaaggcctcctgcgggaaagcatcttcgacagaggggatcaagctgattctataacATTTTACAGAGaacagttcatgaaggaaggctttcTCAAAGTGTTGTAGCAAGTGtttatgacaaatcaggacaggtcgttttactgagcagccattacgaacacaggctgtaaaacagtgatcactaaggtcattacagaaaacaccagactgatacctatcaggataatttgtgaggataacaaATACGCCAGACAGTGACGTTGAATGGTTACTTCGGGATTTCGGcaatctacttccccagagtcagatgaacgcATGGATACAATTTGTATGTCTCTGCAACAAGTACTAAGAAGTTAGAGGTAGTCTTAGTGGCATGCTAGCCCTTACCAAAGACTTCCAAtcttgcgctaatgctagttagcaattgcgctaaTGCTAATTagaaacttccttcaaactgcacgcagacataaaaatggtatccacaagttcatctgactccaGGGAAGTAGATAACGGGATTccagaagtatccctttaaagtgAGTGACTCGTCAGTAGCCTACCAAACCACATTGGTAAGAGAGCCGTTCATTTAGCTCCCTCATTTGCATACTGGTAGGCTTTTTGGCAATAATCTGCATATAAATAATGAAAACATTCCATAAAGATGGTGAATCCTCCTCACTAACAATAGGTAAgctagaggagagaagggggggggggggttgtgtggTATTTGTGTTCTCTGTAGAGATGAGCCTTCCAGTGAGCAAAATGACGTTGACATcggttctgaatgaaagttgaaaagACGTCTTTTCCGGACAttgaaaatacgtattttccaaacgttgaaaatacatattttatggaagttgaaaatacatattttgaaaatacgtattttccggGCGTTTAAAATGCGTATTTTCCAGGCGTTGAAAATGCATATTTTCCAGACGCTGAAAACGCATATTTTCTAGAtgttaaaaatacatattttacagatattgaaaatacatattttatggGCAGTGTTTTTGTAATTGTTCTATGGCCAGATTTCAAacgtacatatatatacatacagataTCCACATATCAATGAAGTAAGcattatattaataataataattagcatTATAATTAATATAGGAAAATGGAGCAAACTGAAGATTGCAGTAGGCCATGGAATTTGTATTATTCCTACCATATATATCACAAGCACTTTTGTTAGCTTTTTCAAAAGCTTAGGCAGTGATCTAAGTTCAGaccaacacaaaaaaaaacagaacatttCAACTACAATAACATTATCTGTAACAATTACAGAAAAGTTTTTCTTGCTATGGCTGTGGTATAGTATGTGGTTGTTTATGTACcatagttgaatgcactgactgcaAGTCACTCTGAACAAGAGTAACTGCTAAAAGCCCAAAATGTAAATGTCAAAAGAAGCATGCATAAGCACACAAGCACTAGTACACGCATTCTAcacgtacattgtaatattgttgtatggttctattatacattttgtaatgtagatatgtagtggtgtaataatgttagaggATGTAttgttttatcttttgttttatatgtaatTTAAGTGCCTTAATGTTGTTGaaccccaggaaaagtagctgctgccttggcatcatcaaatggggatccctaataaatacaaaaacaaaaagcacttgcaaagcatgctgggtattattctaatgagctcctTCCCCAAACAAGACCAAACTTGGTCAGgactggaccaaatctgaaccaatgtttgggccaaatcaagTCCGCTGTGTGGACCAAGGTAGGTCCGGacaggaccaaatctgaaccaatcatacaCGTCTATGTTCGCGTCCAAAATCAAGGCCAAGGCGGACGGACCAAATTTCAACGTCTTTTCAATGTCAATGGACTTCGGAGTCGGACGGTACTCACTGGGATTGTAGCATTGCACTCTTTATGCATCTATGGGTGTTATCTTGATGATTTATAATGTCGAAGCTGTATAATATCACATTTATGTAACGACGACCAATGTTTGCTCTGTTGGAGTGGACCCATCTGTGATGCGGTGGacacctgtctacagtcagcATCCCTTAACTCAACTGCGGCAACATAACAAAGAAAATGATCTGCATTGGTCGTGGTGAGAGTGAACCAAACACGCCCACTGTGGATATGTAAACAACATCAATTTGGGTACAGAATGTGATAGTGTATGAACAATAAATATCGCACATTACATTCATGGTCAACCAGACTAGGACTGCGTCTACTCTGCATATTGTGAGATTCTTGCTCCGTAAAAAACGTGTAACCATTCATCAATAATTACTACATCTCTGAGGCAAAGAAAAATACACAAATACTTCCACCCAGATAATCACCTGAGCTGCAGTGTTCCCGTCAATTGTAATTATTCATAATTTTACTTACCCTATGTTTTCTCTTTTTTTAAATCCGTTTGTTAATTGTTGTCGTGAATGTCGCTGATCGAAGTCTATTCTACCTTCTCGTACAGAGCACTTCACTGACAGCAGAAAATCATCCCGCCTACTTCACCAAACTCAGCCTATCACAGTCGAGAAATGCTGCCGTGTTTCGTTTGATTCTCTATTTTTGACGCAGAGATAGTCAGAGCGGCGCATAATTCCCACACCGTTTCTGTGTAGATGCCGCCCACATATGTTGAAGGACAACTCAGCCGATGGGATTGTACAAAATTAACTATCATCCATTTCTCCATTCTTGAGACGAAATTTGGCCAATCATTTACAGTAGACAACAGTTCTATATACTGTATGGGCACAATGCGCACTGATTGGCAATATGGATGGAGGCAGTTCTCAATGCCGGACACACACGAGCAACGGGGGCGTGGCACTTTGCAGCTCATCTCGCTTTCAAATCTATGCAGGGTTATTTTACATTCTGTAGTTTCTCTGTTCATCCTCACAATGGGAACACAGCCTGGCCTGTCTCACTCAGCTCGTTATTATGACATCTAATTGGTGTTACAGGCTCATGTGTAACTTTAGCCTACTCTACTCAGGGATTAATGGTCTGCTGCTTTATCCTTGGGCATAGTGCCCTGACCTCAAAGACACTAATAAAAACCTGTCTCTCCCAGTTGAGGTAAACAAAGTCAGACCAAACAGGTGTTACATCTAAGACCATGACTACCGCCATCCATTCAGATTCACTTGCTGTGCTGTAATGTAGTGCTTTCTATAAAATTAAAAGATTACGGTCTCATTTGATTTGGTAAATATATAATCcctagcaaaaaaataaatagttaacctttatttaaccaggtaggccagttgagaacaagttctcatttacaactgcgacctggtcaagataaagcaaagcagtgtgacacaaacacagagttacacatgggataaacaaattaACCCAGTGTTGGACCAGTCAAATCTAAAGGACCTTTCATCTATAGGCAAACTGTTGCTGTTTATTCATAGGCCTATTCTGGTCACCCTCTGACTGGTTTTAGGGTTAGGACTATATGATTCATGCATTATGATCTAATATCTCTGTCTTTAAATCGCTTTATCAAATAACGCTGGTGGTCAGAGATAAATGAGGACAGGGTCATTGTAATTGCTGGAATGGAATGATAAATATATCTTACCTCTGCGATTTCAAAAGGGAATCTCAGGACATGATTAGTGACCAGACGTTTTTATGAGGCACTGTAGATTTGCACAGGCCTGAGATCCAGATCAGTATAGTGCTTTTATTTGAAGTATATACATGTCATGAATTCATATATTCCCACTAAAAGTGAGATTACTCATGTTTAGTAAAATGCACGTGAACAAACATGCAATAAGACATGTGCATTGGCCTGTTCAATTGACCATGTTTGAATGGTTTCAAGGTATGACCATACACAAAACAATGCATTTCGTGTTCATCTTTTTATTCATGAGTAGTATCCAACTGTTCATTATCAAATATACATCAAGCTACACAGTAACTCTATTCAACTGAATCAATAAATACTGTACCCTGACCCAAACAATAATAGTTCAGATTTTTTACAATATATCCCTACATAACAAGCTACTTTTCCCACAGTAATCTATTTCTCAGAACTggacagtaacacagtaacacactatAACAGTATAGGTAGGCTAATGGTACTATTCAGAATGACAATTAAGCAATAATCCATAATTATATGTTCTTTGAATGATTTCTTGGAAATATATTTGATCAAACAAGAGATACAACCTAAACTAAAATGTTCTAACACATACAGGTCCTGCTCTAAAATGTGTAAACATTGTCATTACACTTGGAGTTGCTTGTTACAGTAACTGAGTAGTCGGTCTTCTgcagtcagagagaggaggagaattgAGGCCCAGGTGATATGCTTGCATCGTGGAATATTGCTGTGGTCTGACAGATACTACATTCAGTAGATTAGGTCATAATTCTGTGATCCTCTGCTGGCCTAGGATTGGATATTATTTTACTCAGCGCGCACGCCATCTCATTCAACATCTAGACTAACTAGATGAGAGGATACCACACAATGATAACAGAACAGAAATGTTTTACAGTTTGCATATTGCTTGCTAATTCAGTTCAGTAATTTAAGAATTAAATATGGATCCCAGAATTCATTTCTGTTACCCATTGAGCCAGACAGACGTTAGAGCAACATCAGTAGACTAATGAAAATTAGCAGCAGCTCTCCCATCACAACTCCATGAGACAGAACAGAGTTCTGTTAGTCAGCTAACACTTAACCCATACATGGTGACAACAAGGACATATACAGCAGAGACAGATATTGACTAACAAGGACAAATATTTTTCCATATACAATACTGCAAATGGTAGCATAAATCTGTGAAAAGTGATGCTTTGAGGACTTCTATGACCAGAAAATAATTTTATCCACGCACAGGACATTTTATTTCACGGGCAGAGAGGGAAACAGTATGGATATGTTTTTGTTTGAGTACCTCTTATGACTCCATGTCCATAAGCAGGGAGAtagtgttacacacacactgtttggcCCCTAACTCCCAGGGTCAGAACTGTATCTGTTTGCAGTAGTCCAGGGGCTCTCCAGGTCCAGAGCTGTGCGTTTCCCTGGCAGCGAGAGCCTCCGTCGGCCCTCTGAGGGGTCTGACTGGGCCAATCCTGTCCCTGGCGCTGAGAAGTTCCCATGGTTGACCAGGCTTAAGGGCTCAGTATCTGTATGGATGGACAAGCCCAGGGCGCAATGCTCTGGGGGGATGCTGTTGCCAAGAGGCGGAGTCTTGGGGAGAGGGTCTAAGACTGGGGTTGGATCCAGGACTCGGGTTGGCTCCAGAAGACACAGCTCCACTGAACTGTGGAGAGACTCACAGGACTTGGAAAGGCTGTAGTCAAAATCTGTTTGGATCAAGAACTGAGgtagagaacaagagagaggtgAGAAGAATCAGATCTACAGTACACAACTGCAGAATAACTTCTGTAAACATCAAAGTGGGATTATTGGTTGATATACAGTAGGCTAGATAAGACACACTGAGCAGTTGTTTCCTATGGATCCAGACTAGTGATGATGGTCCTAACAAACTGATCACCTACATCCAGAAGGGGTTAGACCAGACAGATCCTTGGGCTTAGTGGAGTTCCACTCAACATTCAAATGCTACAGTAATGGCATCTTTAACCCAATGCTTTCACCAAAAAAAAACAATTCTGTCCAACCAATGTGCTGCTATCACACCGATGACATGACCTCAACTACACTTTGTGACCTTACTATCTACAAAGGTCAGTAAATCAACTGCCCTAAATCAATAACCAGGTTAAATCTACACTGAAATAAATTGAAATAAAattaggcccaaatctatggaGGACACGACTGGGCATTGATGCAGCTATGGGtgagcataggcccacccacttggcagcctggcccacccacttggcagccaggcacacacactggggagccaggcacacacactggggagccaggcccagccaattagAACAagtttttcctcacaaaaggCCTTTATTACCGACAGAAATACACcctttgagagaaatacgctttaaATGCATATGTAAAATGTTTGGGAGTTTTTATTTCAAGTCATGAAACAAGGGAACAacgctttacatgttgcatttatattttttgttcagtataaatacaaACATTTGGAAGATGTGTCCATCAGTCAAGAAGCACCTTTGCTTGGATGGTGTGCCCCGTTGCAATATgtggtatacatacagtacctgtgAGAGGGAGGCCAGGGTCTCTGAGTCGAGCGGTGAGACGGGCTGCACCAGCCTCTCTGCAGGCCtcagggtgagggagggggacGGTTCAGGGGGAGAGGACACTGTGCTGTAGGCCGGGGGCACCAGCACCATCTGTCTCTGGAGCAGCTGCATTATGGCCCCAATGTCTGTGGACATCCGTGACTCCATCCTGAGTGATCACAGTAGAATAGTCAGACTACAACCACAGCTAAAGTAGCATAGGTCACAACAGtaaattgttattattattatttgggtCATCTCATTATCCCGCAGTTAAAGGGAGACAGCCTCCCAACACCAAAGGTTCGGCAAGTCATTGGTTGCAACCCAAATggagtccctattccctacatactatagggctctggtcaaatcactgcactatgggccctggtcaaaagtagtgaactatatggagtagtgtgccatttgggatacacccAAGAATACACAACCCAAGGGTTCACACAACATTGACCAAACATTCTCCGACCTGTTGAGCTGTCTCTGCAGCAGTTCCAGCCTGTTCTCCAGCTCGCTGCGCTGCCGTCGGCTGATGTTGCTCAGGACagtgtggagagggggaggagggggagtggagggcagGCAGTGGCAGGTCACCTCTTGATACTGCTGCTGTTCTCGGCTCTCCTCCCAGAAACTGAAGATGTTGGAGACGCCTGAGAAAGCCCCTGATACAGGGGAGAACAAGGGaggttagacagacagctagtCCAACTCATATAGCATCTATCAgaaacatacagtatactgtTACGTTCCCACAAGAAACTCAGTCGCTCACAACAAAGGGAACTAAACAAAGAAAAATCACTTTAACAACCAAAACGAAACAGGTGGGGTtctaggaggggttctgaaagacactcatgggggtgtccactgaaagttgacgAGCAACAACAACTGGAACCTAAAAGACATCCACCATGAGCGGCCATTAAATTTGTCCAAGGATAGAGGCAAACAAAATAAAAACCAACAACAAAAttaaagacaggaagcaaaccaaaaaAGTGGAGCAAAACAAAAACATGGAAGATCAGATAAAGGATTGTTTGTCTAGACCTGAAATAGGTAGTGTCAACTAAATGTGTTGTctctcaagacaactggagcactgggccagccactcttaaatagcatCCCTCTGACGAGTTGACCAAACAGCACACGTTTAATACagactgactaacgaggtgacacaaATCGATGCGCCCCACATTCTAACGTCCAACCTTGAAATATTACATGGAAAAAACAAAGCCTGTAACAGCACTGACATGAATAGCAGCATGCTCTGCTATTATTGTGGTGCAACAAATTGAGAAAAATAACACCACTCAGATCTAACACAGAgacaaagtttttttttaaatagtgctGATGGAGACATGGTCTACCTGAGAGAGGATTGCAGGTATTGCCACTCTTCTGGTTCATCTCATCCTCCACCGCACTGCTGATGTTGGTGGTCTGGCTATGGGGGATCCCGACTAGTGAAGTTGGTTGTACagggctggttaacactgactCCTCATCTTCACTGGAGTAGAAAGGAGAATAGGCTGAGCTCATCAGGCCCTGAGACTCTGTGTTCTGCCCATCTCCCTGTGCTCTGGAGCTCTGGCCTCTGGCCCTGCTGACATGTCTCTGGGATGGATTGGTTTCCTCTGCCTCTGTGAGGAGAGGCATAGATTGCAGAAATAGGGTTtgtccttctgaccagggcccatagggtaatacactatacagggaatagggtgcactttgGAACGCACATATATAGAGTGGATAGAACAGACTTGTCTAATTGAAGCAAGTGTGATTAATGCAAATTGAATGGGTTTACTAAAATCAAACTGAAATACACAGAATTATCTAATCTAGCCGTGTGCTACCCAGAGTACTTGACTAACAGGGTACCACACCTCTGTCCGAGCTGCAACTGAGGGACAGTTTTTGTCTGTGAATACGACAGCTGACTCCACAAAGATCAGAGTCCCCACTGCTCATTGAACCAGCTACCGTGGCAACCTGAAAAAAATATTAAAGTGAGAAGTTATAGAATGATTCATGGAGTCAAATAACTTAAATTCAAACAATCAAACTCTAAGATAAAGAGACAGTAAATTCCCCTGAATGACATGTTTCTAGCAAGGCATTAGAGACAAAATTCTGTAACAAAAAGCCAACTCACATCCCGGAGGTTGAACGTGATCTCCAGGTTCCCCCAGAAGTAGTCAGAGAACTCGGGATACATATCTAGCACCTCCAGCATGTCCTCCCTGAGGATCTTATGGAGGTCACAGTAGGTCAGAGCCCTCACGTCTGCATTGCACTTCCCTGGACAGGCATACAGGTTAATGGGCTCTCCAAAGATGTCATTCTTACCtgcagggggaaaggagagattgTTTACTGGATGCACAGAAGGTACATTGATGATAGCATATCTATGGATACAAAATGGATACATTATGTGCTTCTGATATTGTGGATATTCAGAGACAATGTGTTAATAATTCATATCTAATTTACTTTTTCTGTGTCCCATTTATAGCGATTTACAAGGTTTCTGAGTGAATGTGCTCACATATTATTGTAACTAACCCCTTGCAACCACCAGGTGAGGCTGTTCGACTAAACATTGTGGAGGGCTATGAGGGCATATCtcaaggagtggaggagatgagagtgACTGTGATAAAAGCCTCTGCATcaatatatcaaataaaataaaataaatgatttgtcacatgcgccgaatacagtgaactgcttacttacaagcccttgacCAACAATGCTTTTAGAAGTTAAGGTAAATAAGTAAATAAGTAAAAAATTGAAAATAAATAAGGTAagtaataaataattaaacagcagtagtaaaataacaatagcaatatGTACAAGTATATATATACGGTACAGGTTGAAAGCCACTGCAAGCCAAGTCAATTAAAATCAAGTAAATCTTTATTGTGCCATATGGAAATGCAGTTGAGATGATATCCTACCCAGGATGGCCACCACCACATCCCCTCTCAGGATCTCTATGGAGCCTCGGGAAATGAAGTAGAGGGCTGAGATGACGTCACCGGCATGGACCAGGGTGTCGCCTGGCGGGGCATGGGTGGTCTTAAACCTCATGGCCAGGGCCCGCAGGCAGCCCTTAGTGGAGCCTTTGAAGGCCTTACAGTTCTGCAGCAGGGTGCGGTTGAGGTGCAGGCAGATATCAGCCTGTAAGCACTCTGGGAAGCCCTTCAGCACCTGGACAACATAGAGGAGCGGAGACACATCAGCTGGTTTGTCTTTGTGTCGACCACCGTGTGTTGCCTTTTTACTACTTAAATGTGTCCATTTCGTCACAAATTTCAACCAAAAcaagtagcagtgtgtgtgtgcatgtgttcgcACAAGTGTGTTTATGACTCACAGCATTCATATCAATGCCGTTAGTGTAGGACCAGGCATGTTGGAAGTACTCCTCCAGCCGCTGCCTCAGTGGGTTGGGGATCTGGTGGAAGCGGATGAACTCTCGAACCCGCAGCATCTGGGTGTGGTAGCGAGCCGTGCCGGAGTACAGCCGCTGGATGATGGCTGACACATTACCAAAAATGCTGGCATACATGAGAGCTGTAGGCAGGcacacagagagaatagagaggactGAGCATATTCCCCAAAAATAAGCATGTCAAATTCTAATGCTAGAAAAACATGAAGATTTTGTGCCTGTAATCAAAATGTAGTGTTTTATATTATTAAATAAGATACAATAAAATGGACATAATCTTCCCTGGGGAAGAATTGCCTTGGACGGTAAACACGAGATGTGGCTGTCCAATAGGTCCAATACACATAATACTTACGTTCCCCATCCATGTGATGTACAATTTCCAATCATGTGTTAACAGTAACATAACATGTGTATTAAGCAATATTTATTTGTGTATTGAGGGCTTATAATTGGGACTTACAGCCGATGAGCATTACACAGATAGAGAAGATCTTCTCAGAGTTGGTATTAGGGGAGATGTTCCCGAAGCCCACGCTGGTCAAACTACTGAAGGTAAAGTAGAGTGCTGTGACGTATTTGTCCCTGATGGAGGGACCTGACCCTGGTACAGTCTGATTGTAGGGCTTTCCGAGCTGGTCCCCCAGAGAGTCCAACCAGCCAATCCGGGCCGCTCCTGCACGCTCCACATTACCAATTGCGTACCAGATGCAGGCCAGCCAATGAGCGATAAGGGCAAAGGTGCacatgaggaggaagaggacggcCGCTCCGTACTCAGAGTATCTGTCCAGCTTCCGAGCTACACGCACCAATCGCAGTAGCCGAGCAGTCTTTAACAGGCCAATCAGGGTTGTTGTCTTAAAGGGTACAGGTAAGAAATATGTTCAACGCAGGTCATTCACACATGCAGAACACCCAGCCATACAACC from Oncorhynchus keta strain PuntledgeMale-10-30-2019 chromosome 23, Oket_V2, whole genome shotgun sequence includes the following:
- the LOC118402043 gene encoding potassium voltage-gated channel subfamily H member 6-like; translated protein: MPVRRGHVAPQNTFLDTIIRKFEGQNRKFIIANARVENCAIIFCNDAFCGMCGYTRAEVMQKPCTCSFLYGPHTKRPAVAQMAKALLGSEERKVEISLYAKDGMCFSCKIDVVPVKNEDGLVIMFILNFELPTDPPIPSSPTRELNKLPIPWLPLARRHRFRLPSALLRSLSSSKHSLEDDTELGHQRDFSALGHESVALDKLLSLPERRRLGGTGVLLWDEDQRALLGGDPISPTGDPSDAPQALSLAMGFSQSSPRLHCLWVDEECGSTCSVMPSRSYESLCSPLHASSVDGIKTRRGRSSWHGKLQTRPSSTGGMKSSLHNVTSDSTSDPNLIRFRTLSHVTQLNPLDNRPDPLVALPSAEIDIIAPCKLMDRTHGVTEKVTQVLSLGPDVLPEYKLQTPRIHKWTILHYSPFKAVWDWVILLLVIYTAIFTPYSAAFLLSDQEEAAMQTCGYCSPLNVVDLIVDIMFIVDIVINFRTTYVNTNDEVVSQSQRIAVHYFKGWFLIDMVAAIPFDLLIYRSGEETTTLIGLLKTARLLRLVRVARKLDRYSEYGAAVLFLLMCTFALIAHWLACIWYAIGNVERAGAARIGWLDSLGDQLGKPYNQTVPGSGPSIRDKYVTALYFTFSSLTSVGFGNISPNTNSEKIFSICVMLIGSLMYASIFGNVSAIIQRLYSGTARYHTQMLRVREFIRFHQIPNPLRQRLEEYFQHAWSYTNGIDMNAVLKGFPECLQADICLHLNRTLLQNCKAFKGSTKGCLRALAMRFKTTHAPPGDTLVHAGDVISALYFISRGSIEILRGDVVVAILGKNDIFGEPINLYACPGKCNADVRALTYCDLHKILREDMLEVLDMYPEFSDYFWGNLEITFNLRDVATVAGSMSSGDSDLCGVSCRIHRQKLSLSCSSDREAEETNPSQRHVSRARGQSSRAQGDGQNTESQGLMSSAYSPFYSSEDEESVLTSPVQPTSLVGIPHSQTTNISSAVEDEMNQKSGNTCNPLSGAFSGVSNIFSFWEESREQQQYQEVTCHCLPSTPPPPPLHTVLSNISRRQRSELENRLELLQRQLNRMESRMSTDIGAIMQLLQRQMVLVPPAYSTVSSPPEPSPSLTLRPAERLVQPVSPLDSETLASLSQFLIQTDFDYSLSKSCESLHSSVELCLLEPTRVLDPTPVLDPLPKTPPLGNSIPPEHCALGLSIHTDTEPLSLVNHGNFSAPGTGLAQSDPSEGRRRLSLPGKRTALDLESPWTTANRYSSDPGS